The uncultured Desulfatiglans sp. DNA window GTACCTGGATCTGCGCCGCTTCGGCAGCGCCCCCCACGCCGGCTTCGGTCTCGGACTGGAGAGGCTGGTCCAGTTTATCACCGGGATGGGCAATATCCGCGACGTCATCCCCTTCCCCAGGACCCCGGGCAACCTCAATTTCTGAGCAATGGCCGGCCCGCCCCGCCACCTGAGGCTTGGGACCCCCAGCCCCGGCGCCGCCGGGCGGGTCCCGGTCTCCTTAAACCTTGCGGGTCATCAGTTCCCCTTCATGTCCATCCGGAAAAGAAGGTTCCCTCGCGAAAGAGTTTCCAAGCCGGAAATGAGGTTTTTTCTGCACGCCCCCTGGGTGCTCGGTCCCGCCGCTTCGCCCGGGGTCCCAGTTTGGGCAAGATCACAGAAACCAAGCGCTTGCGTGGAGGCGCACGGATCGTGCGCCGCACAAGCAGCCGTGCAGATCGACGCCAAGATTGGGCAGAAAGACCCTTTCCGGTCGGAAACCCGCTAGAAGTCGAAGATCAAGTCGACCTGCAGCCGGTCTTCGTGCATACGCTCCTTGTTCTTGTTGAACGTGATGTCGCTCGGATCCCAATCCTTGACCGGGTCGGTGTAAAAATACGCCATATCGAAGCGGACATGATTCAAGGGGCGGAACATCAGTTTGACCTTGTGACCTTCTCGGTTCGCCCCATAAAAATCCTGATCGTTCATGGACCCTATCAGCGCGTTCCGCTCGATCCGCGCATATTTGTAAGCAACCGCCCACTCTCCCTTCTTCTTGGCTTTGCCCACCTGGAAACCCGCATAGTAGGCGGTATCCTCGTCACCGGGAACCCGGTCCGCCACATTGACGATGTAGTCCCCCAAAAGCTGAACCGGCAGGGATTTCACCGTGAAATCGACGGTCGTGTAGGCCTCCCACAGGTTGAAGTCATAGGCATACTGGAGCATTCCCTTGTCGTCCAGCACGAAGGTATTGCCACCGCCGCCCGCATAATCCGCGGTGTGCAGGTATTTGGAATTCTGGAGGTTGGACCAGTCGTAATAGCTGCCCGCCATGGTCCATTTAACGGCACCCGCCTCATACACATAGCCGGCCTGATAGATATAGAGCATCGCATCGTCGCTCTCGTTCTTGACCTCGTTCACCACCATCTGCCCGAACTGAACGAACGGGGTGAACTGCCTGAGGCCCGTATACTGATAACGTTCATAGAATCCCTCCGGGTTCACGTCCGGGTCCCACATGATGTCCGTGTGCAGAAAGGTGTTCTTGAACTTTCCGCCCGTCAGCTCGAGGCCCGGCAGCCATTTGGGCTCGTAAGTGGCATACGCCCGATGGAGGTAGATCCCCTTGTCATTGAAGTCGTCGGTGAAACTCTGGTTGGTCGTCGTCGCCTCCCGGTTTGCATCCTGGTTGGTGCAGATCATGAAGTGCGTCGAAACCTCTTCGGTGATATCCCCGTCGAAAAACAGGCGCGCCCTCAGACGAAACCGGTCGCGATTCGGCAGATCCTTCACGGAGCCGTCCGGCTGGGTCTCGCCCCGGCCGTAGATGCCTTCGTAGCGGAGACGCAGATCCCCGGAAACCTTCATGGTCCTAATCCATCGCGGGATAGAGTCTTTCCAGCTGCTTTCCCGCTTTTCGACCTCGGTCGCCACGGCCTCTTGAACCTCCGCCTTGCGGGTCTCTTCGACCCGTGTCTGCGTCTCTTCGACGCGCGTAATCGCCCCGCGCTGATTTTCGACCTCCCGCCGCAGCCGCTCGATTTCCTGCTGCTGCTGTTCTATCAGCCTGGTCAAGGCGTCGAGGCGCTCGAGCAGCTCCTCCTGGCCCACCTCACCGGCCGCGCCAGCATGCGTCCCCATCCATCCGACGAAAAGCAGCGCGGTCGATACCACGAAAAAACCCCATCGTCTTGCCATCGATACCATCCTCCCTCTTGCATTTTTTCAGCCCCCATGAACCGGTTCCCCTGCAGAAACGCAGCCATGCGGGCTCGCCCTGTCATATGTTCCGCACACCTAAAACGGGTGAAAGCCCTTTTGTCAACCTTTTCCTCCAAAGCAAAGGAGATGCCACATCTGTGCCGGGGATGAAAAGAGGTCTAAGGGGTTTGAATCCAAATCGAAAGCGGTGTATAGAGGAGGAAAGGGACAGGCCGAGACGGCACTGCCGATGTTGACCTTTTTTACAGGGTGTAAAAGGGGAGCATATCCGATGAATTCTTATAAATCGATGATGAGAGAAAACCTGCAACAGGCATTCCAGCGGCCGGCTGCGGATCTTGCCGCCTCTATGGCTGCGCGGGTGGAAAACGACGGGTCGCTTTCTTTCGAGGCGTTCGGGGAACCCTGCCGGGTGACGCGGCAGGACATCACCCTCGGCGGGCGGGAACCTGAAGACCCCAGGGATCTCCTCATCTCCCTTTACGCGCTCCACGCCCCGAATGAGGCGCCATCGATCCACCCGCTGCGCGCCTTCAAAGATCTTCCAGGCAGCATGCCTTATCAGCAGGCCTTCCGGACCCACACCGAAATGATCCTTTTGCCTTTTGTTTCCGCCATCCAAAAACGTCAAATGGAAATCACCGCCCGTTTCGACGGGGAGGCCTGCACCGGAACGGGAGGCGATTTCGCCTTCCTGCTGCGGCCACTGCCCAAGATCTTGCTTGGCTATATCTTTTACTTGCAGGACGAGGACTTTCCGGCATCTGCCACCTGTCTTTTTTCATCCAACGCGACAGCGTTCATGCCGTTGGACGGGTTGGCGGATGTGGCGGAATACACATCGAGGGGGATCCTGGGCCTCGTGCGGGCGAGTACTCTATAGCGCATCGAAACACCAGGAGAAAACCACCGAAAAACGCGGATCAGTCCATGATCGTCTCGACAGTCCAACCCTACTTCGCCCCTCACGCGGCTTTCTTCGCCAAGGCCGTCCGTTCAGACGTCATGGTGCTCATGGATGACGTTCAATTCCCGCAACGAAGCACCTGGCTCACGCGCAACCGCTTCAAGAACGACCAAGGCGTGGTCTGGCTCTCGGTGCCGGTTTGGAAGAAGGGGCTGGGTCTGCAGAAAATCCGCGAGGTGCGTCTCTGCAACGAAGGGAGGTGGCGCGCCAAGCACCTGGCGACCCTGCGGGCGGCCTACGGCCGGGCGCCTTATTTCGAGGAGCACCAAGCGTTTCTGGAGGGATTATACGGAAAAAATCATGTATTCCTTTTAGACATGAACCTCGAACTGCTGCGCTATCTTGCGCAATGCCTGGAAATCGACACCCGCATGCCCCTGCTTTCTGAGCTGAACATCGATGCCGGAGAACCGCATCTTTCGGTAGCCGTGGCCCAGGCCCTGGGCGCCACCGCCTTCCTTGCCCAGGGAGGCGCCCTCAAATATCTGGATCATTCACTCTTCGAGGAAGCAGGCATCGGACTGGCGTCGATTCGCATCAGGCCTCCCGTGTACCCGCAGCTTTGGGGCCCCTTCCTGTCCAACCTCTCCGTCCTCGATTTGCTTTTCGACTGCGGACCTGCAGCGGCGCGGGTCATCCGAATGCCCGCCGGAGGCAGGGGCACCGGCCGGCAATCGGCTTGCCCAAGCTTACAGCCATCTGGAAACGAATAACCCCAGGGAGAAGGAGCATGTCACACCCTTCCGATGCGCTGCCCGGTCGATTCGAGCACGCTGCTCCAGAAGCGACCCCTGGGATCGATCTGTTTGGTCCGGGAAACGGCCAGAGGGATGGGCACGTGGGTATATTCCCCGTTCCAGTAGCCGACAACCATGTTGGTGCGGCCCGTCATGCCGGCGTGGACGGCATTGTGCCCCAGGAGCAGGCAGAAAACGGAGTCATGGGCATTTGCGGGCGTACTCCGGATGGTGTAGCTTGGATCGATGTATTTCAGGGTGACTTCCATCCCTGCTTCCGCAAAATAGGCAAGAGTCTTTTCCTTGAGGAAAAGACCGATATCGCCGAGCCGCCGGTTGCCGGAGGCATCCCTCTCACCGGTCCCCCCCACGAGGTCCTGCCCCGCGCCTTCCGCAACCACGATAACGGCGTGCTGCCGCC harbors:
- a CDS encoding conserved exported hypothetical protein (Evidence 4 : Unknown function but conserved in other organisms) — protein: MARRWGFFVVSTALLFVGWMGTHAGAAGEVGQEELLERLDALTRLIEQQQQEIERLRREVENQRGAITRVEETQTRVEETRKAEVQEAVATEVEKRESSWKDSIPRWIRTMKVSGDLRLRYEGIYGRGETQPDGSVKDLPNRDRFRLRARLFFDGDITEEVSTHFMICTNQDANREATTTNQSFTDDFNDKGIYLHRAYATYEPKWLPGLELTGGKFKNTFLHTDIMWDPDVNPEGFYERYQYTGLRQFTPFVQFGQMVVNEVKNESDDAMLYIYQAGYVYEAGAVKWTMAGSYYDWSNLQNSKYLHTADYAGGGGNTFVLDDKGMLQYAYDFNLWEAYTTVDFTVKSLPVQLLGDYIVNVADRVPGDEDTAYYAGFQVGKAKKKGEWAVAYKYARIERNALIGSMNDQDFYGANREGHKVKLMFRPLNHVRFDMAYFYTDPVKDWDPSDITFNKNKERMHEDRLQVDLIFDF
- a CDS encoding hypothetical protein (Evidence 5 : Unknown function), whose translation is MPSIPSSLLHFFSPHEPVPLQKRSHAGSPCHMFRTPKTGESPFVNLFLQSKGDATSVPGMKRGLRGLNPNRKRCIEEERDRPRRHCRC
- a CDS encoding conserved hypothetical protein (Evidence 4 : Unknown function but conserved in other organisms), whose protein sequence is MNSYKSMMRENLQQAFQRPAADLAASMAARVENDGSLSFEAFGEPCRVTRQDITLGGREPEDPRDLLISLYALHAPNEAPSIHPLRAFKDLPGSMPYQQAFRTHTEMILLPFVSAIQKRQMEITARFDGEACTGTGGDFAFLLRPLPKILLGYIFYLQDEDFPASATCLFSSNATAFMPLDGLADVAEYTSRGILGLVRASTL
- a CDS encoding WbqC-like family protein, with translation MIVSTVQPYFAPHAAFFAKAVRSDVMVLMDDVQFPQRSTWLTRNRFKNDQGVVWLSVPVWKKGLGLQKIREVRLCNEGRWRAKHLATLRAAYGRAPYFEEHQAFLEGLYGKNHVFLLDMNLELLRYLAQCLEIDTRMPLLSELNIDAGEPHLSVAVAQALGATAFLAQGGALKYLDHSLFEEAGIGLASIRIRPPVYPQLWGPFLSNLSVLDLLFDCGPAAARVIRMPAGGRGTGRQSACPSLQPSGNE